A window of the Cannabis sativa cultivar Pink pepper isolate KNU-18-1 chromosome X, ASM2916894v1, whole genome shotgun sequence genome harbors these coding sequences:
- the LOC115702847 gene encoding cysteine protease XCP1-like, whose protein sequence is MAFSLLSKLSLLALLSLSLFACSSLAHDDFSIVGYSPDHLTSIDKLIHLFDSWISKHGKIYESIEEKIQRFEIFIDNLKHIDETNKQVSDYWLGLNEFADMSHEEFKSKYLGLKPVFTERKEFSEKFSYRDVVDLPKSVDWRKKGAVTAVKNQGSCGSCWAFSTVAAVEGINQIVTGNLTSLSEQELIDCDRTFNSGCNGGLMDYAFEYIKSSGGLHKEDDYPYLMEEGTCEEKKGEMERVTISGYQDVPANDEQSLLKALAHQPISVAIDASDRAFQFYSGGVFNGRCGTDLDHGVAAVGYGTSKGGDYIIVRNSWGSKWGEKGYIRMKRNIGKPEGICGIYKMASFPTKKH, encoded by the exons ATGGCTTTCTCTTTGCTTTCTAAGCTTTCCCTTTTGGCATTGTTGTCTTTGTCTCTCTTTGCCTGTTCTTCATTAGCCCATGATGACTTTTCAATAGTTGGCTACTCTCCTGATCACCTAACTTCCATTGACAAACTCATTCATCTTTTCGACTCGTGGATCTCGAAACATGGCAAAATCTATGAAAGTATAGAGGAGAAGATTCAGAGATTTGAGATATTCATAGATAACTTAAAGCATATTGATGAAACAAATAAGCAAGTCAGTGATTACTGGTTGGGGCTTAATGAGTTTGCTGATATGAGCCATGAGGAGTTTAAGAGCAAGTATTTGGGACTCAAACCTGTTTTCACTGAGAGAAAAGAATTTTCTGAGAAATTCAGTTATAGAGATGTGGTGGATTTGCCCAAGTCTGTGGATTGGAGAAAGAAAGGAGCTGTCACTGCAGTCAAGAATCAAGGTTCATGTG GAAGTTGTTGGGCATTTTCCACTGTTGCTGCTGTTGAAGGCATAAACCAGATTGTGACAGGAAACTTGACATCCTTGTCCGAGCAGGAACTGATCGATTGTGACAGAACATTCAACAGTGGCTGCAATGGTGGTTTGATGGACTATGCCTTTGAGTACATAAAGTCTAGTGGTGGACTTCACAAGGAAGATGATTACCCTTATCTTATGGAGGAAGGTACCTGTGAAGAGAAGAAG GGTGAGATGGAAAGAGTGACCATTAGTGGTTATCAAGATGTGCCAGCAAATGATGAACAAAGTCTTCTCAAGGCATTGGCTCACCAACCTATTAGTGTAGCCATTGATGCTTCTGACAGAGCTTTCCAGTTCTACAGTGGG GGAGTGTTTAACGGGCGTTGCGGAACTGATCTTGATCATGGAGTTGCAGCAGTGGGATATGGAACATCCAAAGGAGGAGATTACATCATAGTAAGAAACTCATGGGGATCAAAGTGGGGAGAGAAAGGTTACATAAGGATGAAGAGAAACATTGGTAAACCAGAAGGAATCTGTGGTATCTACAAAATGGCTTCATTTCCTACCAAAAAGCATTGA
- the LOC115702851 gene encoding cysteine protease XCP1, which yields MAFSLLSKLSILPLLSLSLFACSSLAHDDFSIVGYSSEHLTSIDKLVHLFDKWISKHGKIYESIEEKFQRFEIFRDNLKHIDETNKQISDYWLGLNEFADLSHEEFKSKYLGLKPDFTKRTGSFENFSYRDVVDLPKSVDWRKKGAVTAVKNQGSCGSCWAFSTVAAVEGINQIVTGNLTSLSEQELIDCDRSFNNGCNGGLMDHAFEYIKSSGGLHKEDDYPYLMEEGTCEEKKDEMEVVTITGYQDVPSNDEQSLIKALAHQPVSVAIDASDRNFQFYSGGVFNGHCTTMLNHGVTAVGYGTDNIIVKNSWGPKWGEKGYIRMKRNTGKREGLCGINKMASFPTKKQ from the exons ATGGCTTTCTCTTTGCTTTCTAAGCTTTCAATTTTGCCTTTGTTATCTTTGTCTCTCTTTGCCTGCTCTTCATTAGCTCATGATGATTTTTCAATAGTGGGGTATTCTTCTGAACACCTCACTAGCATTGACAAACTTGTCCATCTTTTCGACAAGTGGATCTCGAAACATGGCAAAATTTATGAAAGTATAGAAGAGAAGTTTCAGAGGTTTGAGATATTCAGAGATAACTTAAAACACATTGATGAAACAAATAAGCAAATCAGTGATTACTGGTTGGGGCTTAATGAGTTTGCTGATTTGAGCCATGAAGAGTTTAAGAGCAAGTATTTGGGACTCAAACCTGATTTCACTAAGAGAACAGGATCCTTTGAGAACTTCAGTTATAGAGATGTAGTGGATTTGCCCAAGTCTGTCGATTGGAGAAAGAAAGGAGCTGTCACTGCAGTCAAGAATCAAGGTTCATGTG GAAGTTGCTGGGCATTTTCCACTGTTGCTGCTGTTGAAGGCATAAACCAGATTGTGACAGGAAATTTGACATCCTTGTCCGAGCAAGAACTGATCGATTGTGACAGATCATTCAACAATGGCTGCAATGGTGGTTTGATGGACCATGCATTTGAATACATAAAATCTAGTGGTGGACTTCACAAGGAAGATGATTACCCTTATCTTATGGAGGAAGGTACCTGTGAAGAGAAGAAG GATGAGATGGAGGTAGTGACCATAACTGGTTATCAAGATGTGCCATCAAATGATGAACAAAGTCTTATCAAGGCATTGGCTCACCAACCTGTTAGTGTAGCTATTGAtgcttctgacagaaatttccaGTTCTATAGTGGG GGAGTGTTTAACGGGCACTGTACAACTATGCTAAATCATGGGGTTACTGCTGTGGGATATGGAACAGATAACATCATAGTAAAGAATTCATGGGGACCAAAATGGGGTGAAAAGGGTTACATAAGAATGAAGAGGAACACTGGTAAACGGGAAGGACTTTGTGGGATCAACAAAATGGCTTCATTTCCCACCAAGAAACAATGA
- the LOC115702849 gene encoding pentatricopeptide repeat-containing protein At1g62350: MLRLVQNLLRKSAPKPLPAPSNNLPLHPQSHHETRLRRHFSYSAASSSSPSLSIWRRKKEMSKEGLIVAKELKRIRSDSFKLDRFIRSHVSRLLKSDLVSVLVEFQRQNEVFLSMKMYDEVRKEIWYRPDMFFYRDMLMMLARNKKVNEAMKVWQDLKSENVVFDQHTYGDIVRVFLDNGLPSEAMYIYNEMTSSPDPPLSLPFRVILKGLLPYPELREKVKEDFLRIFPGMIVYDLPEDLFDSHDRSTDSEEDE, translated from the exons ATGTTACGCTTGGTTCAAAATCTTCTGCGGAAATCTGCACCCAAACCCCTTCCTGCACCCTCCAATAATCTTCCTCTTCATCCTCAATCGCACCACGAAACCCGATTGCGGCGCCATTTCTCGTATTCGGCGGCTTCGAGTTCGAGCCCTAGCCTCTCCATATGGCGGCGGAAGAAGGAGATGAGCAAGGAAGGTTTGATCGTCGCCAAGGAGCTCAAGCGAATCCGATCGGACTCATTTAAACTCGACCGCTTCATACGCTCGCATGTCTCCCGCTTACTCAAGTCCGATCTCGTCTCTGTTCTTGTCGAGTTTCAGAGACAGAACGAGGTCTTTCTATCCATGAAG ATGTATGACGAGGTGCGTAAAGAGATTTGGTACCGACCAGACATGTTCTTTTACCGAGATATGCTGATGATGCTTGCAAGAAACAAAAAGGTGAATGAAGCAATGAAGGTTTGGCAAGATTTAAAGAGTGAAAACGTTGTGTTTGATCAGCATACATATGGGGACATTGTTAGAGTGTTCCTAGACAATGGATTACCATCAGAGGCAATGTACATATACAATGAGATGACATCTTCCCCTGACCCCCCACTCTCTCTACCATTTCGAGTTATTCTAAAGGGGCTCCTGCCTTACCCGGAATTGAGAGAGAAAGTGAAAGAGGATTTCTTGAGGATTTTTCCGGGGATGATCGTGTATGACCTACCTGAAGACTTGTTTGATAGTCATGACAGGAGTACAgatagtgaagaagatgagtag
- the LOC115702845 gene encoding large ribosomal subunit protein eL36y, whose amino-acid sequence MAPKQPNTGLFVGLNKGHVVTKKELAPRPSDRKGKTSKRVHFVRNLIREVAGFAPYEKRITELLKVGKDKRALKVAKRKLGTHKRAKKKREEMSNVLRKMRSGGATEKKK is encoded by the exons CCTAAACAGCCTAATACGGGGCTTTTTGTGGGTTTGAACAAAGGACATGTTGTGACCAAGAAGGAATTAGCTCCAAGGCCTTCTGACCGCAAAGGA AAAACCAGTAAGAGGGTACATTTTGTCAGAAACTTGATTAGGGAAGTTGCTGGATTTGCACCATATGAGAAGAGGATTACTGAGCTTTTGAAAGTTGGTAAGGACAAGCGTGCTTTGAAAGTAGCAAAGAGGAAGCTCGGAACCCACAAGAGGGCGAAGAAGAAGCGTGAGGAGATGTCCAATGTTCTCCGCAAGATGAG ATCTGGTGGAGCTACTGAGAAGAAGAAATGA
- the LOC115702846 gene encoding CMP-sialic acid transporter 4, with protein MEYRKIKDQDKDEDSVVDDVESLRGKPLSAAVSLGIGPIDRTVWKRKSMVTLALTVLTSSQAILIVWSKRAGRYEYSVTTANFLVESLKCAFSLVALGRIWNNEGVTEDNRLSTTVEEVIVYPIPAALYLVKNLLQYYIFAYVDAPGYQILKNLNIISTGVLYRIILKKKLSQIQWAAFILLCAGCTTAQLNSNSDHVLQTPLQGWMMAIVMALLSGFAGVYTEAIIKKRPSRNINVQNFWLYIFGMIFNAAAILVQDFDAVMNKGFFHGYSFITVLMILNHAMSGIAVSMVMKYADNIVKVYSTSVAMLLTAIVSVFLFGFHLSLAFFLGSTVVSVSIYLHSIGKLQR; from the exons ATGGAGTACAGGAAAATCAAAGACCAG GATAAGGATGAAGATTCAGTCGTTGACGATGTTGAGAGCTTGCGAGGAAAACCGCTTTCTGCTG CCGTCAGTTTGGGAATCGGTCCAATTGATCGAACCGTATGGAAGCGAAA GTCAATGGTTACTCTTGCTTTGACTGTTCTTACGAGTTCGCAAGCAATTCTGATTGTATGGTCAAAGAGAGCTGGAAGATACGAGTACAGTGTTACTACTGCGAATTTCTTG GTGGAGAGTTTGAAATGTGCATTTTCGCTTGTGGCTTTGGGAAGAATCTGGAATAATGAAGGTGTTACAGAAGATAACAG ATTAAGTACGACGGTAGAAGAAGTCATCGTTTACCCCATTCCAGCAGCtctttacttagtgaaaaatttactTCAG TATTACATCTTTGCTTATGTGGATGCTCCGGGTTATCAGATTCTGAAGAACCTGAATATAATAAGTACTGGTGTATTATACAGAATAATACTCAAGAAAAA GTTAAGTCAGATTCAGTGGGCGGCGTTTATTCTACTATGTGCAGGATGCACCACAGCACAACTGAACTCAAA TTCTGATCATGTTCTTCAAACACCTTTACAAGGTTGGATGATGGCGATT GTCATGGCACTCTTAAGTGGTTTTGCTGGAGTTTACACTGAG GCGATAATTAAAAAGCGCCCTTCAAGGAATATAAATGTGCAAAACTTTTGGCTGTATATTTTTGGAATGATCTTCAATGCTGCTGCAATATTGGTTCAAGATTTTGATGCTGTGATGAACAA GGGTTTCTTCCATGGATATTCGTTTATTACAGTACTGATGATACTCAATCATGCAATGAG TGGCATTGCTGTATCCATGGTTATGAAATACGCAGACAACATTGTAAAG GTGTATTCAACGTCGGTCGCTATGCTGCTCACAGCAATTGTTTCCGTTTTTCTATTTGGCTTCCATCTATCTCTTGCCTTTTTCCTCGGCTCAAC TGTCGTCTCCGTATCGATATACCTACACTCTATCGGGAAGCTGCAAAGATAG
- the LOC115702848 gene encoding cysteine protease XCP1, translating to MAFSWLSKLSLLALLSLSLFAYSSLAHDDFSIVGYSPDHLTSIDKLIHLFDSWISKHGKIYESIEEKIQRFEIFIDNLKHIDQTNKQVSDYWLGLNEFADMSHEEFKSKYLGLKPVFTERIESSEKFSYRDVVDLPNSVDWRKKGAVTAVKNQGSCGSCWAFSTVAAVEGINQIVTGNLTSLSEQELIDCDRSFNNGCNGGLMDYAFEYIKSSGGLHKEDDYPYLMEEGTCEGKKGEMERVTISGYQDVPANDEQSLLKALAHQPISVAIDASDRAFQFYSGGVFNGRCGTDLDHGVAAVGYGTSKGGDYIIVRNSWGSKWGEKGYIRMKRNIGKPEGICGIYKMASFPTKKH from the exons ATGGCTTTTTCTTGGCTATCTAAGCTTTCCCTTTTGGCATTGTTATCTTTATCTCTCTTTGCCTATTCTTCATTAGCCCATGACGACTTTTCAATCGTTGGTTATTCTCCTGATCACCTCACTAGCATTGACAAACTCATTCATCTTTTCGACTCGTGGATCTCGAAACATGGCAAAATCTATGAGAGTATAGAGGAGAAGATTCAAAGATTTGAGATATTCATAGATAACTTAAAGCACATTGATCAAACAAATAAGCAAGTCAGTGATTACTGGTTGGGACTTAATGAGTTTGCTGATATGAGCCATGAAGAGTTTAAGAGCAAGTATTTGGGACTCAAACCTGTTTTCACTGAGAGAATAGAATCTTCTGAGAAATTCAGTTATAGAGATGTAGTGGATTTGCCCAACTCTGTGGATTGGAGAAAGAAAGGAGCTGTCACTGCAGTCAAGAACCAAGGTTCATGTG GAAGTTGTTGGGCATTTTCCACTGTTGCTGCTGTTGAAGGCATAAACCAGATTGTGACAGGAAACTTGACATCCTTGTCCGAGCAGGAACTGATCGATTGTGACAGATCATTCAACAATGGCTGCAATGGGGGTTTGATGGACTATGCCTTTGAGTACATAAAGTCTAGTGGTGGACTTCACAAGGAAGATGATTACCCTTATCTTATGGAGGAAGGTACCTGTGAAGGGAAGAAG GGTGAGATGGAAAGAGTGACAATTAGTGGTTATCAAGATGTGCCAGCAAATGATGAACAAAGTCTTCTCAAGGCATTGGCTCACCAACCTATTAGTGTAGCCATTGATGCTTCTGACAGAGCTTTCCAGTTCTACAGTGGG GGAGTGTTTAACGGGCGTTGCGGAACTGATCTTGATCATGGAGTTGCAGCAGTGGGATATGGAACATCCAAAGGAGGAGATTACATCATAGTAAGAAACTCATGGGGATCAAAGTGGGGAGAGAAAGGTTACATAAGGATGAAGAGAAACATTGGTAAACCAGAAGGTATCTGTGGTATCTACAAAATGGCTTCATTTCCTACCAAAAAGCATTGA
- the LOC115704862 gene encoding exopolygalacturonase gives MDKEIFKVTFGWSTRELSKTKALSFEFNVISFGAEADGQTDDTHAFVSAWEKACESKGRVELLVPKGTYLIGPIKFSGPCKNVSSLTFRIEGYLKASTELFKYDSGGGWIEFRWLEGLILTGGGTFDGQGVKAWPYNNCLQDSNCRILPTSVKFMGTNKTLVQDITSINSMFFHIALVGCNNFIGSKIKITAPEDSPNTDGIHIERSSHVYVSHSRIGTGDDCISIGQGNSHVAITNISCGPGHGISVGSLGKYPNEEDVSGLVVKDCIMTGTSNGIRIKTWPNSPGSSAATNMTFKNIVMNNVSNPIIIDQSYCPSLSCSSKAPSRVKLSDIYFKNIRGTSSSEVAVSLECSRGFPCQNIYLEDVHLNLSSGDKSSTSLCSNVRAKFIGTQIPPPCY, from the exons ATGGATAAAGAGATCTTTAAGGtgacgtttggttggag TACAAGAGAGCTGTCAAAGACaaaagctttgagttttgaaTTCAATGTGATTAGCTTTGGTGCTGAAGCAGATGGCCAAACTGATGATACCCAT GCTTTTGTATCAGCATGGGAGAAGGCTTGTGAATCCAAAGGTAGAGTGGAACTTTTAGTACCAAAAGGGACATACTTGATTGGCCCTATTAAGTTTTCAGGCCCCTGCAAAAATGTATCTTCCCTCACTTTTCGAATCGAG GGTTATTTGAAGGCTTCAACTGAACTTTTTAAGTATGATTCTGGTGGTGGTTGGATTGAGTTTAGATGGCTTGAAGGGTTAATTTTGACTGGAGGTGGTACTTTTGATGGTCAAGGTGTTAAAGCTTGGCCTTACAACAATTGTCTTCAAGATTCCAACTGTAGAATTCTTCCAACT agTGTCAAATTTATGGGAACAAACAAGACATTAGTTCAAGACATTACTTCAATAAACAGCATGTTCTTTCATATTGCTCTTGTGGGATGTAACAACTTCATAGGTAGCAAAATAAAGATCACAGCCCCTGAAGATAGCCCTAACACCGACGGAATCCATATCGAAAGAAGCTCTCATGTCTATGTATCTCATTCAAGAATAGGTACTGGTGATGACTGCATATCAATTGGACAAGGGAATTCTCATGTTGCTATAACAAACATCAGTTGTGGACCTGGTCATGGCATAAG TGTTGGAAGCTTGGGAAAGTATCCAAATGAAGAAGATGTAAGTGGGTTAGTTGTAAAAGATTGCATAATGACAGGAACAAGTAATGGGATTAGGATCAAAACATGGCCTAACTCACCAGGAAGTAGTGCAGCCACTAATATGACATTTAAGAACATTGTAATGAACAATGTGAGCAATCCCATTATAATAGACCAATCCTATTGTCCATCTTTATCTTGTTCTTCTAAG GCACCATCAAGGGTGAAATTGAGTGACATTTACTTTAAGAACATAAGAGGAACTTCATCATCTGAGGTAGCAGTGAGTTTAGAATGTAGCAGAGGATTTCCATGTCAAAATATATACCTTGAAGATGTTCATTTGAATTTGTCATCAGGGGATAAGAGTTCAACTTCTTTGTGTAGCAATGTTAGAGCTAAATTCATTGGCACCCAAATCCCACCCCCTTGTTACTAA
- the LOC115702850 gene encoding damage-control phosphatase At2g17340: MESAAELVAFPLLITPIDSNYRACTIPYRFPSDNPRKPTPTELAWIDLFLNSIPSFKKRAESDSTVPDAPIQAEKFAQRYSELLEDFKKDPESHGGPPDCILLCRLREQILRELGFRDIFKKVKDEENAKAISLFENVVRINDAIEDEGKRLDNLVRGIFAGNIFDLGSAQLAEVFSKDGMSFLASCQNLVPRPWVIDDLDAFKTKWSKTSWKKAIIFVDNSGADIILGILPFARELLRRGTQVVLAANDLPSINDVTYPELIEIVAKLKDDNGQLLGVDTSNLLIANSGNDLPVIDLTCVSQELAFMASDADLVILEGMGRGIETNLYAQFKCDSLKIGMVKHPEVAQFLGGRLYDCVFKYNEAQS; encoded by the exons ATGGAAAGCGCTGCAGAATTGGTGGCATTCCCTTTGCTGATTACTCCAATCGACTCTAACTACAGAGCCTGCACTATTCCCTACCGCTTTCCTTCCGATAATCCTCGCAAACCCACTCCCACGGAGCTCGCATGGATCGACCTTTTCCTCAATTCCATCCCTTCCTTCAA GAAACGAGCTGAGAGTGATTCTACTGTTCCTGATGCTCCGATTCAAGCTGAAAAATTTGCTCAAag GTATTCTGAACTACTTGAGGATTTCAAGAAAGATCCTGAAAGTCATGGGGGGCCTCCTGATTGTATC CTTCTTTGCAGACTTCGTGAGCAAATCCTAAGGGAATTGGGGTTCAGAGACATATTCAAGAAAGTCAAG GATGAAGAGAACGCAAAAGCTATATCTTTATTTGAGAATGTAGTTCGTATTAATGATGCTATTGAGGATGAAGGAAAGCGTCTAGATAACCTGGTTCGAGGAATTTTTGCGGGAAACATATTTGATCTTGGTTCTGCACAG CTTGCAGAAGTATTCTCAAAGGATGGTATGTCCTTCTTAGCTAGTTGTCAAAATCTTGTCCCTCGACCTTGGGTGATTGATGATTTGGATGCTTTCAAAACAAAATGGAGCAAAACCTCATGGAAAAAG GCTATCATTTTCGTTGACAATTCTGGTGCGGACATAATACTGGGTATCTTGCCTTTTGCAAGGGAGTTACTTAGACGTGGGACACAG GTTGTGTTGGCCGCCAATGACTTGCCTTCTATCAATGATGTAACTTATCCTGAGCTGATTGAGATTGTTGCTaag TTAAAGGATGACAACGGACAGCTCCTGGGGGTTGATACTTCAAATCTTTTGATTGCCAATTCTGGCAATGATTTACCG GTTATTGATCTGACATGTGTGTCGCAAGAACTTGCATTCATGGCAAGTGATGCTGACCTAGTAATTTTGGAAGGGATG GGTCGTGGAATAGAGACAAATCTTTATGCTCAATTCAAGTGCGACTCTCTCAAGATTGGAATG GTGAAACATCCAGAGGTTGCACAGTTTCTTGGAGGACGACTTTATGATTGTGTCTTTAAGTACAACGAAGCTCAAAGCTAA